In Halorhabdus rudnickae, the following proteins share a genomic window:
- a CDS encoding cupin domain-containing protein: protein MADDQLADLAGSALELETLLDYQDGAIVSRTLVDRESATLTLFACDEGQTISEHTAPHEALLQVLDGTARVTIDGTDHELEAGESIVFPADTPHAVAATERFKMLLTMVR from the coding sequence ATGGCCGACGATCAACTCGCGGACCTCGCCGGATCGGCACTCGAACTCGAAACTCTCCTCGACTATCAGGACGGGGCGATCGTCTCTCGGACGCTGGTCGATCGAGAGAGTGCGACGTTGACGCTCTTCGCCTGCGATGAGGGCCAGACCATCAGCGAGCACACCGCCCCCCATGAGGCACTCCTGCAGGTACTCGACGGGACCGCCCGCGTTACGATCGACGGGACAGACCACGAACTGGAGGCGGGCGAATCGATCGTCTTCCCCGCCGACACACCCCATGCAGTCGCCGCAACAGAGCGATTTAAGATGCTATTGACAATGGTTCGATAG
- a CDS encoding ATP-binding protein — protein sequence MAGFVNRTAELGRLESLYESDEAELAILYGRRRLGKTALVKRSLEAYDDTVVYQAKQKTTALQLEQFIDAAATSFPGVRRIREDWEQILGYLAEEDAIVVLDEFPYLIEQDESLPSVLQAMFDHELDDSAATFVLVGSSISMMEEAALLGNSPLYGRSSVKLDIRQLPFGAAMAFLDDASTADEQICTWGIFGGTPYYLEEVSPEASLGENVYRTILSRHGTLHDEPDYVLRMELREPTRYFSILEAIAGGKTTRNEIAGATGIDYNQLSKYLDRLSRLRLIDQHVPITERKERSKRSRYRLRDPFFRFWFHFVYGTGTQYDELGEEAFETVIEPELADFVSPSFEELSSDALRTLYPEHTITETGQWWYDDHEIDVVGLTTSETLIVGECKFTQAPLGYDAFSKLQNHVEELRWTPEDGGDRVETYALFSRSGFTSSVEEAADERDDLKLFSAGDVVEALT from the coding sequence ATGGCGGGGTTCGTGAACCGGACGGCGGAGCTGGGGCGCCTCGAGAGTCTCTATGAATCGGACGAGGCCGAACTCGCAATATTGTATGGTCGGCGCCGGCTCGGAAAAACGGCCCTCGTGAAACGATCGCTCGAGGCGTACGACGACACTGTCGTCTACCAGGCGAAACAGAAGACGACTGCGTTACAGCTGGAGCAGTTCATCGACGCGGCTGCAACGTCGTTTCCGGGAGTACGACGGATTCGTGAAGATTGGGAGCAGATCCTGGGGTATCTGGCCGAAGAAGACGCCATCGTCGTCCTCGACGAGTTCCCATACCTTATCGAGCAAGACGAGAGTCTTCCGTCGGTACTGCAGGCGATGTTCGACCACGAACTCGACGATTCGGCGGCGACCTTCGTCCTCGTCGGATCCTCGATCAGTATGATGGAAGAGGCAGCACTCCTTGGGAATAGCCCGCTCTATGGCCGATCGTCGGTGAAGCTCGACATTCGACAGCTCCCATTCGGGGCTGCGATGGCGTTCCTCGATGACGCCTCCACAGCCGACGAACAGATCTGCACGTGGGGCATTTTCGGCGGCACCCCATATTATCTTGAAGAAGTCTCGCCCGAGGCGTCGCTTGGTGAAAACGTCTACAGAACGATCCTCTCCCGGCACGGGACGTTGCACGACGAACCCGATTACGTGCTTCGGATGGAGTTACGGGAACCGACGCGGTATTTCTCGATCCTGGAAGCGATCGCCGGCGGGAAGACGACCCGTAACGAGATTGCCGGGGCGACCGGGATCGACTACAATCAACTCTCGAAATATCTCGACCGGCTTTCGAGATTGCGCTTAATCGATCAACACGTCCCGATTACCGAACGGAAAGAACGGAGCAAACGGAGCCGCTACCGTCTCCGTGATCCCTTCTTTCGCTTCTGGTTTCACTTCGTCTACGGGACTGGAACGCAATACGACGAACTCGGCGAGGAGGCGTTCGAAACCGTCATCGAACCGGAGCTGGCCGACTTCGTGAGTCCATCGTTCGAGGAACTGTCCAGCGACGCACTCAGAACGCTCTATCCGGAACACACGATCACGGAGACGGGACAGTGGTGGTACGACGATCACGAGATCGACGTGGTTGGATTGACGACGAGCGAGACGCTGATCGTCGGTGAGTGCAAGTTTACGCAGGCTCCACTCGGGTACGACGCGTTCTCGAAGCTCCAGAATCACGTCGAGGAACTCCGATGGACGCCCGAAGACGGGGGCGATCGAGTCGAGACGTACGCGCTCTTTTCCCGGAGTGGGTTCACCTCGTCAGTCGAAGAAGCAGCCGACGAACGTGACGATCTGAAATTGTTCAGTGCCGGTGACGTTGTCGAGGCACTCACGTGA
- a CDS encoding class I SAM-dependent methyltransferase, with the protein MDPEDNRRIWAGRSGAYSPEYYAHIGHNEVSETLASVLEYYANEDASILELGCGSGRHLAHLLDAGYTDLAGIDINDDSFEVMADEYPRLAEEGTFLSGAIEDLLPEYPENAYDVVYSVETLQHVHPDDAWVFEELTRITGDLLITAENEGNRPNRGPDADDVSYVDDEFPLFHRDWKAVFTDLGLAQLLVERTKRDTIRVFRVP; encoded by the coding sequence ATGGACCCGGAAGACAACCGCCGGATCTGGGCCGGGCGCTCGGGGGCCTACTCGCCCGAGTACTACGCCCACATCGGCCACAACGAGGTCAGCGAGACGCTCGCAAGCGTCCTCGAGTACTACGCGAACGAGGACGCGAGCATCCTCGAACTCGGGTGTGGCTCGGGCCGCCACCTCGCGCATCTTCTGGACGCCGGCTACACCGACCTCGCCGGAATCGACATCAACGACGACTCCTTCGAGGTGATGGCCGATGAGTACCCGCGACTCGCCGAGGAGGGGACATTTCTGAGTGGCGCAATCGAGGACCTCCTCCCGGAGTATCCCGAGAACGCCTACGACGTCGTCTACTCGGTCGAGACCCTCCAGCACGTCCACCCCGACGACGCGTGGGTGTTCGAGGAACTGACGCGGATCACCGGCGACCTGTTGATCACGGCCGAAAACGAGGGTAACCGGCCCAACCGGGGGCCGGACGCCGACGACGTCAGCTACGTCGACGACGAGTTCCCGCTCTTTCATCGCGACTGGAAAGCCGTCTTTACGGACCTGGGGCTGGCCCAGCTGCTCGTCGAGCGGACCAAGCGCGACACGATACGAGTCTTCCGGGTTCCCTGA